The Mauremys reevesii isolate NIE-2019 linkage group 1, ASM1616193v1, whole genome shotgun sequence genome has a segment encoding these proteins:
- the LOC120391821 gene encoding putative olfactory receptor 52P1 — MAALNLTPSDSSIFILVGIPGLEAAHIWMSIPFFTFYVISLLGNFTVLFVISKEQTLHKPMYLLLCMLALTDIGISTSVVPKALLIFWFNLKGITMDGCLTQMFFLQAISVMHSAVLVTMAFDRYIAICDPLRYTTILTKARIAKLGLVGLTRAVLFVLPEPLFLSRLRFCANRIIPHTYCTHMTVAKMSCGDITVNRTYSSVTAFVFIGLDLTLIALSYGLIIRAVLRISSKKAHLKTLNTCTAHICVMLISYTPSLFSILTQRFGQGIAPHVHIILANIYFFISPMLNPIIYGVKTKELRDKVGKYACRT; from the coding sequence ATGGCAGCTCTCAACCTCACCCCTTCTGACTCTTCAATATTCATCCTAGTGGGGATCCCGGGCCTGGAAGCTGCTCACATCTGGATGTCCATCCCTTTCTTTACGTTCTATGTTATCAGCCTGTTGGGAAATTTCACAGTTCTATTTGTTATAAGCAAAGAGCAAaccctgcacaagccgatgtacctgctgctctgcatgctggcgcTCACAGACATCGGCATCTCTACCTCTGTAGTGCCTAAGGCACTGCttatattttggttcaatttgaaagGAATTACTATGGATGGCTGtctcacccagatgttcttccttcaaGCGATTTCTGTTATGCACTCGGCTGTTCTTGTGACAATGGCCTTTGATCGCTACATTGCTATATGTGATCCTCTGAGATACACCACCATCCTCACCAAGGCACGAATAGCTAAGCTAGGGCTTGTGGGTTTGACAAGAGCTGTACTCTTTGTTCTGCCCGAACCCCTGTTCTTGAGCAGACTGCGATTCTGTGCCAACCGCATTATCCCCCACACATACTGCACACACATGACTGTGGCAAAGATGTCGTGTGGGGACATCACAGTCAACAGGACGTACAGCTCAGTGACAGCATTTGTATTCATCGGGTTAGACCTGACGCTCATTGCCCTGTCCTATGGTCTGATCATCAGGGCCgtcctcagaatctcctccaaGAAAGCACACCTGAAAACcctcaacacctgcacagcccacatTTGTGTGATGCTGATTTCTTATactccctccctcttctccatTCTGACACAGCGGTTTGGTCAGGGCATTGCCCCCCATGTTCACATCATCTTGGCCAACATCTATTTCTTCATCTCCCCCATGCTCAACCCTATCATTTATGGGGTCAAAACCAAAGAGCTTCGTGACAAAGTGGGCAAATACGCTTGCAGAACATGA